In Pectinophora gossypiella chromosome 1, ilPecGoss1.1, whole genome shotgun sequence, one genomic interval encodes:
- the LOC126369888 gene encoding uncharacterized protein LOC126369888, whose translation MYEREQYTTQYGNFSGRVNWAYCFLEVDSPFGKHYLQGDGSSAGLLENIVITFDDKGRHNLQDQSGDQWTMFGRRGSELLLMRDCSGEAVAVFARAPYWPSTTDLYAILHRSGITQLTRQRVLCEPLDLPTRHCFMNNYYTTKKVEIP comes from the exons atgtat GAGCGGGAGCAGTATACGACTCAGTATGGTAACTTCAGTGGTAGAGTCAACTGGGCCTATTGTTTTCTGGAGGTGGACTCACCGTTTGGAAAGCACTACTTGCAAGGGGACGGGTCTTCAGCTGGACTGTTAGAGAACATCGTCATCACTTTCGACGATAAAG GGCGTCATAACCTCCAAGATCAGAGCGGCGACCAGTGGACGATGTTCGGACGACGGGGCAGCGAGTTGCTCCTCATGAGGGACTGTTCTGGAGAGGCAGTCGCCGTGTTCGCCCGAGCCCCCTACTGGCCGTCCACCACGGACTTGTACGCCATCTTGCATCGCAGCGGGATTACACAGCTGACCAGACAACGCGTACTATGCGAACCCCTGGACTTGCCTACCAGACACTGTTTTATGAATAACTACTATACAACCAAAAAGGTAGAAATACCTTAA